A genomic stretch from Limnobacter thiooxidans includes:
- the fliJ gene encoding flagellar export protein FliJ — MSNVLHTLIEQASEKADAMAKNMAKTRQKLVHGQDKLNMLQTYRDECQNGMHSKASTGMTGQQLRNQTAFVGKIAEAIAQQTREVEFLNTTLIHQNTQWQEALAEQRKFEALVEREKLKQAKLENKRDQKMNDEFAARIYRVQTAGEAQ; from the coding sequence ATGAGCAATGTGCTGCACACCCTGATTGAACAGGCCAGCGAAAAAGCCGATGCCATGGCCAAAAACATGGCGAAAACCCGGCAAAAACTGGTGCATGGCCAGGACAAACTGAACATGCTGCAAACCTATCGCGATGAATGCCAGAACGGCATGCACAGCAAAGCATCAACCGGCATGACCGGGCAGCAGTTGCGCAATCAAACCGCCTTTGTCGGAAAAATTGCAGAGGCCATTGCCCAGCAAACCCGTGAAGTGGAATTCCTGAACACAACACTGATTCACCAGAACACGCAATGGCAGGAAGCCCTGGCAGAGCAGCGCAAATTTGAAGCCTTGGTGGAAAGGGAAAAACTGAAACAGGCCAAGCTTGAAAACAAGCGTGACCAAAAAATGAACGATGAATTTGCCGCACGCATTTACCGGGTTCAAACCGCGGGAGAGGCCCAATGA
- a CDS encoding FliH/SctL family protein: protein MRSSSRIIRGLDAAELPSWSVDLIGDVYQNPVERMMSDADRQRAKNAQPAKPLSAEETRLKEWEDALARREAQLKLLERDTLKEAEEKGLQTGYEAGWNTAHNERVALLQATKSMEDEFERFKLELSDKLLDLAVLVSKKVIADTVTLQPQQAALLLNQVLDSMQLYSKAVTLRAHPNTLRVLEAQFGDQKMLGNIRLMEDPQQLQGGFILQHPEGEVDATLQTRWLRAIESLGKSNPITPDDLNSDPEKDSE from the coding sequence ATGCGTTCGTCTAGCCGTATCATCCGCGGCCTGGATGCCGCAGAATTGCCCAGTTGGTCAGTGGATTTGATTGGCGATGTCTATCAGAATCCGGTTGAACGGATGATGTCGGACGCAGATCGCCAAAGGGCAAAGAATGCCCAGCCGGCAAAACCCCTTTCAGCCGAGGAAACGCGCCTGAAAGAATGGGAAGACGCGCTGGCTCGCCGGGAAGCACAATTGAAACTGCTTGAACGCGACACCCTGAAAGAAGCCGAAGAAAAAGGCCTGCAAACCGGCTACGAAGCGGGCTGGAACACGGCCCACAATGAACGGGTGGCATTGCTTCAAGCGACCAAAAGCATGGAAGACGAATTCGAGCGGTTCAAGCTTGAACTGTCTGACAAGTTACTGGACCTGGCTGTGCTGGTGAGCAAAAAAGTGATTGCCGACACAGTCACCTTGCAACCCCAACAGGCCGCCCTGCTGCTGAACCAGGTGCTGGACAGCATGCAGTTGTACAGCAAGGCAGTCACACTGCGAGCCCACCCCAATACCCTTCGTGTACTGGAAGCCCAGTTTGGTGACCAGAAAATGCTGGGCAACATTCGCCTGATGGAAGACCCGCAACAACTGCAAGGCGGCTTCATTCTTCAACACCCGGAAGGGGAAGTGGACGCCACCTTGCAAACCCGCTGGCTTCGCGCCATCGAATCTTTGGGCAAAAGCAACCCGATTACACCCGACGACTTGAACAGCGACCCTGAAAAGGACAGTGAATAA
- the fliG gene encoding flagellar motor switch protein FliG, which yields MADSELGIQKSAILMLSLGEEEAAEVFKYLGPKEVQKLGQQMSKTKDVPVDRIEEIAGEVVNMAQSQSALGLDSDAYIRNVLTKALGEDKAGFLLDRILQGSDTSGIEGLKWMDPGTVAELIKNEHPQIIATILVHLERDFAAAILNLFVDRLRSDVVLRIATIDGIQPNALLELNDVLSKVLAGGDKLKKTTLGGVRAAAEILNFVGTTSEKTVLDTIREYDNELSQRIQDEMFTFDNLLDIDDRGMQSILRDVQGDVLVIALKGADEAIREKVFKNMSARAAEALRDDLESRGPVRLSEVEAAQKDVLKVARKLADAGELVLGGGGDDAFV from the coding sequence ATGGCAGACAGCGAACTCGGCATCCAGAAAAGCGCAATCCTGATGCTCAGCCTCGGCGAAGAAGAAGCCGCTGAAGTATTCAAATACCTGGGCCCCAAGGAAGTTCAAAAGCTGGGGCAGCAGATGTCCAAGACCAAGGACGTGCCAGTAGACCGCATCGAGGAAATTGCTGGTGAAGTGGTGAACATGGCACAAAGCCAGAGCGCACTGGGACTGGATTCCGACGCTTACATTCGCAACGTGCTGACCAAAGCGCTGGGCGAAGACAAAGCCGGCTTTTTGCTCGACCGCATTCTGCAGGGCAGCGACACATCAGGCATTGAAGGCCTGAAGTGGATGGACCCGGGCACAGTGGCTGAACTGATCAAGAACGAACACCCGCAGATCATTGCCACCATTCTCGTGCACCTTGAACGCGACTTTGCCGCCGCCATTCTGAACCTGTTTGTCGACCGCCTTCGCAGCGACGTGGTGCTGCGCATCGCCACCATTGATGGTATTCAGCCCAACGCCCTGCTTGAACTGAACGACGTACTGTCCAAGGTACTGGCCGGCGGCGACAAGCTGAAGAAAACCACCCTGGGTGGCGTACGTGCTGCGGCTGAAATTTTGAACTTCGTGGGCACCACTTCAGAGAAAACCGTGCTCGACACCATCCGCGAATACGACAACGAACTCAGCCAGCGCATTCAGGATGAAATGTTCACCTTCGACAACCTGCTCGACATTGACGACCGCGGCATGCAGAGCATTTTGCGCGATGTTCAAGGCGACGTGCTGGTCATTGCCCTGAAAGGCGCAGACGAAGCCATTCGCGAGAAAGTGTTCAAGAACATGTCTGCCCGTGCAGCCGAAGCACTTCGGGATGACCTCGAAAGTCGCGGCCCCGTTCGCCTGTCGGAAGTGGAAGCAGCACAAAAGGATGTTCTGAAAGTCGCAAGAAAACTGGCCGATGCAGGCGAGTTGGTATTGGGTGGTGGAGGCGACGATGCGTTCGTCTAG
- the fliI gene encoding flagellar protein export ATPase FliI, protein MAELLEWIDECKFLVEHSQPQVATGKLTRVAGLVMEAVGLKLPVGSVCTVVQKGAPPLEAEVVGFNGDKLFLMPATDVHGMTPGAKVIAQEPPPIAPKLGVKAHPWRRPEDKTKHLPVGDSLLGRVVDSNGKPLDTLGELKFEKRCPLAARPINPLEREPITETLDVGVRAINALLTVGRGQRIGLMAGSGVGKSVLLGMMARYTKADRVVVGLIGERGREVKEFIEQILGEEGLKRSVVIAAPADVSPLLRMQGAAYTQVVAEHFRDQGHNVLMIMDSLTRYAMAQREIALAIGEPPATKGYPPSVFAKLPTLVERAGNGRKGGGSITAFYTVLTEGDDQQDPIADSARAILDGHIVLSRQLAESGHYPAIDIEQSISRAMHNIVPPGHLNAARGLKAAFSKVQRNRDLITVGAYSPGADPQLDHSLALYPKIENLLQQSMLESASFDEALAGLQSLFPNEFKNDKH, encoded by the coding sequence ATGGCCGAATTGCTTGAATGGATTGATGAGTGCAAATTTCTGGTTGAACACAGTCAGCCACAAGTTGCAACCGGCAAGTTGACCCGCGTGGCGGGTTTGGTGATGGAGGCAGTGGGCCTCAAACTGCCCGTGGGTAGTGTGTGCACCGTAGTACAAAAAGGCGCACCCCCGCTTGAAGCCGAAGTGGTGGGTTTCAACGGCGACAAACTGTTTTTAATGCCTGCGACCGATGTGCATGGCATGACACCAGGCGCCAAAGTGATTGCACAGGAACCCCCTCCCATCGCCCCAAAGCTGGGTGTGAAAGCACACCCCTGGCGCCGCCCGGAAGACAAGACCAAGCACTTGCCTGTGGGTGACAGCCTGCTGGGCCGCGTGGTGGACAGCAATGGAAAACCACTGGACACGCTGGGTGAGCTGAAATTCGAAAAGCGTTGCCCCCTGGCCGCCCGCCCCATCAACCCGCTTGAGCGCGAACCCATTACAGAAACTCTTGATGTGGGCGTGCGCGCAATCAACGCACTACTGACTGTGGGCCGTGGCCAGCGAATCGGCCTGATGGCCGGTTCCGGCGTGGGCAAATCGGTGCTGTTGGGCATGATGGCCCGCTACACCAAGGCCGACCGCGTGGTGGTGGGCTTGATTGGCGAACGGGGCCGCGAAGTCAAGGAATTCATTGAACAGATTCTGGGTGAAGAAGGCTTGAAACGCAGCGTCGTGATCGCAGCGCCCGCCGATGTCAGCCCCCTGCTTCGCATGCAAGGTGCTGCCTACACCCAGGTGGTAGCCGAGCACTTTCGCGACCAGGGCCACAACGTGCTGATGATCATGGATTCACTGACACGCTACGCCATGGCCCAACGTGAAATTGCATTGGCGATTGGCGAACCCCCTGCCACCAAAGGTTACCCACCCAGTGTGTTTGCCAAATTGCCCACGCTGGTTGAGCGTGCCGGAAACGGCCGCAAGGGTGGCGGATCGATCACGGCGTTTTATACGGTGCTGACCGAGGGCGATGACCAGCAAGATCCGATTGCCGATTCCGCCCGCGCCATTCTGGACGGTCACATTGTGCTGTCGCGTCAACTCGCTGAAAGTGGCCATTACCCCGCCATTGACATTGAACAGTCCATTTCCCGCGCCATGCACAACATCGTGCCCCCCGGACACCTGAATGCCGCGCGAGGATTGAAAGCAGCCTTCTCCAAGGTACAACGCAACCGCGACCTGATCACCGTAGGCGCTTATTCCCCCGGGGCAGACCCGCAATTGGACCATTCTTTGGCCCTTTATCCGAAGATTGAAAATCTGCTGCAGCAGTCAATGTTAGAGAGCGCGAGTTTCGATGAAGCCCTTGCGGGCCTTCAATCGCTATTCCCCAATGAATTCAAGAACGACAAACACTAA
- the fliM gene encoding flagellar motor switch protein FliM — translation MPGEFLSQDEVDALLRGVNGEEETKEQSEIAGGVRPYNLATQERIVRGRMPTLEIINERFARLIRIGLFNFMRRSPEISVGPVKVLKYNEFIRNLVVPTNLNIMAMKPLRGNALFIFDPSLVFAVIDNLFGGDGRFHTRVEGRDFTQTEQRIIARMLEVIREEFVKAWAPVFPLKPEYLRSEMHTQFANIATPSEIVVTTSFSIELGAGGGSLHICVPYSTLEPIRDLLYSSMQGDQAEPDKRWVTMLKKQVQMAEVDLVASLANTQLTVADIMELRVGDVIPIEIDKVIEARVDNVPVFNCSYGTSGGQYALKVEEVMSVSNESHADALNLEALLNRENKQPEKAHQQ, via the coding sequence ATGCCCGGAGAATTTCTTTCACAAGACGAAGTCGACGCCCTGCTCAGGGGAGTGAACGGCGAAGAAGAAACGAAAGAGCAATCAGAAATTGCAGGTGGCGTACGCCCTTACAACCTGGCGACACAGGAACGCATTGTGCGTGGCCGCATGCCCACGCTGGAAATCATCAACGAGCGCTTCGCCCGACTGATCCGCATCGGTTTGTTCAATTTCATGCGCCGCAGCCCCGAAATTTCGGTGGGCCCGGTGAAGGTACTGAAGTACAACGAATTCATCCGCAACCTGGTGGTGCCCACCAACCTGAACATCATGGCCATGAAGCCTTTGCGCGGCAACGCCCTGTTCATTTTTGACCCCAGCCTGGTGTTTGCAGTCATCGACAACCTGTTTGGCGGCGATGGTCGTTTTCACACCCGGGTGGAAGGCCGTGATTTCACCCAGACAGAACAACGCATTATTGCGCGAATGCTGGAAGTGATCCGCGAAGAATTTGTAAAAGCCTGGGCCCCTGTGTTTCCGCTGAAACCGGAATACCTGCGCTCAGAAATGCATACCCAGTTCGCCAACATCGCCACGCCTTCGGAAATTGTCGTGACCACCTCGTTCTCCATTGAACTGGGTGCAGGTGGCGGATCGCTTCATATTTGCGTGCCCTACTCCACACTGGAACCCATTCGCGACCTGCTGTATTCCAGCATGCAAGGCGACCAAGCTGAACCCGACAAACGTTGGGTCACCATGTTGAAGAAACAGGTGCAGATGGCCGAAGTGGACCTTGTGGCCAGCCTGGCCAACACACAACTGACGGTGGCTGACATCATGGAACTGCGTGTTGGCGATGTCATTCCAATTGAAATCGACAAAGTGATTGAAGCGCGTGTGGACAACGTGCCTGTGTTCAATTGCAGCTATGGCACCAGTGGTGGTCAATACGCGCTCAAAGTTGAAGAGGTGATGTCAGTAAGCAATGAATCGCATGCAGACGCCTTGAACCTGGAAGCCTTGCTCAACCGGGAAAACAAACAGCCTGAAAAGGCTCATCAACAGTAA
- a CDS encoding flagellar hook-basal body complex protein FliE, whose amino-acid sequence MIDKMGAVSGLLSSAVTDALKGAPLSSKPQGVDQASFADAISKALESASMAADKSAEMGKRLQMDDPTASVEETVIAMNTSSLQFTAVVQARNKILQAYNDIMNMPV is encoded by the coding sequence ATGATTGACAAAATGGGGGCCGTGAGTGGCCTTTTAAGCAGTGCGGTGACCGATGCGCTGAAGGGCGCACCGCTGAGCAGCAAGCCACAGGGGGTGGACCAGGCTTCATTTGCCGATGCCATTTCCAAGGCGCTGGAAAGCGCCAGCATGGCGGCGGACAAGTCTGCTGAAATGGGCAAGCGTTTGCAGATGGACGACCCTACTGCCTCGGTGGAAGAAACAGTGATTGCCATGAACACGTCGTCCCTGCAATTCACGGCGGTGGTTCAGGCGCGCAACAAAATTCTGCAAGCCTACAACGACATCATGAACATGCCGGTGTAA
- a CDS encoding helicase HerA-like domain-containing protein encodes MIAPFPIARDNRAESATDLVMLPQLANRHGLITGATGTGKTVTLQVLAEAFSRMGTPVFMADVKGDLTGISQPGQSSPKFEERLKTTGIPVPEFAGSPVTLWDVFGKQGHPVRATISDLGPLLLGRLLGLNDTQEGLLNLVFKIADDNGMLLLDLKDLRAMLQHVGENAKEFTTEYGNISAASVGAIQRGLLALEGQGADQFFGEPMLNIDDMMQTDSNGRGVVNILAASQLMNSPKLYATFLLWLLSELFENLPEVGDVDKPKMVFFFDEAHLLFTDAPKPLIEKVELVVRLIRSKGVGVYFVTQNPLDVPDSVLGQLGNRVQHALRAFTPRDQKAVKVAAETMRPNPGLDIEASITELAVGEALVSFLDPKGTPSPTCRAWVYPPASKFGPATPEQCKTLIANSLVAGVYEQTVDRESAFEMLKAHTAQAMAAQDAVSTTAVKGEQTAEEKSALGGLGDMLFGTTGAGGRKRQSVAETMAKSAARSIGSQVGRELMRGILGSLLGSSKRR; translated from the coding sequence ATGATTGCACCTTTCCCGATAGCCCGAGACAACCGCGCCGAAAGCGCCACAGACCTGGTCATGCTGCCGCAATTGGCCAATCGCCATGGTCTTATTACCGGGGCAACCGGCACCGGAAAAACTGTCACTTTGCAGGTGTTGGCCGAGGCTTTTTCCAGAATGGGTACGCCTGTATTCATGGCCGATGTCAAAGGCGACCTGACCGGTATTTCTCAACCAGGTCAATCCTCCCCGAAGTTCGAGGAACGCCTGAAAACGACGGGTATCCCAGTGCCTGAATTTGCAGGTAGCCCAGTGACTTTGTGGGATGTATTCGGCAAACAGGGACACCCTGTACGGGCCACCATTTCAGACCTGGGTCCTTTGTTGTTGGGCCGTTTGCTGGGTTTGAATGACACGCAGGAAGGCCTGCTGAACCTGGTATTCAAAATTGCCGATGACAACGGCATGCTGTTGCTCGACCTGAAAGACCTGCGTGCCATGTTGCAGCATGTGGGCGAAAATGCGAAAGAATTCACGACCGAATACGGCAATATTTCTGCTGCATCGGTGGGTGCCATTCAGCGCGGCCTGCTGGCCCTTGAAGGGCAGGGGGCAGACCAGTTTTTTGGCGAGCCCATGCTGAACATTGACGACATGATGCAGACCGATTCAAACGGCCGGGGTGTGGTCAACATTCTGGCGGCCAGCCAGCTTATGAATTCCCCCAAACTGTACGCCACGTTTTTGTTGTGGTTGTTGTCGGAGTTGTTCGAAAACCTGCCCGAGGTGGGCGATGTGGACAAACCCAAAATGGTGTTTTTCTTTGATGAAGCCCACCTTTTGTTCACAGATGCCCCCAAGCCATTGATCGAGAAAGTGGAGTTGGTGGTCCGCTTGATCCGCTCCAAAGGGGTGGGTGTTTATTTTGTGACCCAGAACCCGCTGGACGTGCCGGATTCCGTGCTGGGCCAGTTGGGCAACCGCGTTCAGCACGCCTTGCGCGCTTTCACACCAAGGGATCAAAAGGCGGTGAAAGTGGCGGCTGAAACCATGCGCCCGAACCCGGGTCTGGACATTGAGGCCAGCATCACCGAGCTGGCCGTGGGTGAAGCACTGGTTAGTTTCCTGGACCCCAAAGGCACACCAAGCCCAACCTGCCGTGCCTGGGTATACCCACCTGCCAGCAAGTTTGGCCCAGCCACGCCAGAGCAATGCAAGACATTGATTGCCAACTCGCTGGTGGCCGGGGTGTATGAACAAACCGTGGACCGTGAATCGGCTTTCGAGATGTTGAAAGCGCACACAGCGCAGGCCATGGCTGCCCAAGATGCCGTAAGCACAACGGCTGTAAAGGGCGAGCAAACCGCTGAAGAGAAAAGCGCCTTGGGTGGTCTGGGTGACATGTTGTTCGGCACGACGGGCGCGGGAGGGCGCAAACGCCAAAGTGTTGCCGAAACCATGGCAAAAAGCGCAGCCCGCAGCATCGGTTCCCAGGTTGGCCGCGAATTGATGCGCGGTATTCTTGGTTCCTTGTTGGGCAGCAGCAAACGCCGCTAA
- a CDS encoding flagellar hook-length control protein FliK — translation MSTSTQAMNSINKVQTPNQGNKVASDKKGPDLQFEALFSSAMGQIAPNAQWNSIESQLRESLFKQDKPKKETDSNINAEAAQAAVWAQRNWMQQASAPAPQAQSLSVSNTTSSSVSNSKQATAAEPADKAEAANSQNTKTNAENKSTPAEQASAEASANQAGEPTENKVIDQEASAQPASNGPANSRETTAASQQANATVPPSESTLTATKGVDTSGLIPGTTSTASPANAQGSSQATGTPVTQAADTSGQVRDTGNTQIDAMLNAGTISKAGDPATPAPPTGITTSSNASAVAAQLAPQIAQQTQGMETELEVGELKAGQKILAGSNLQAAGNPNAIAAGTNGLTGPSGAAQQALIKTPVNQPGFAKELGQTVQWAIGKNMSTVDIRVNPETFGPMNMRLVQKGQQVQLVIRTQDEASANLLSQSLSNLKEVLAQNGLQLNNVQIQHNNNTPSAGQGQNQQSQAQFEQNSGQQGRGGQQSARGGMASDEQGSIATPAPGPKATGQLDMFA, via the coding sequence ATGAGCACGAGTACCCAAGCCATGAACAGCATCAACAAAGTGCAAACACCCAACCAGGGCAACAAAGTTGCCTCGGACAAGAAAGGCCCCGATTTGCAATTTGAAGCGCTCTTCAGTTCTGCCATGGGTCAAATCGCCCCAAATGCCCAATGGAATAGCATCGAATCACAACTGCGTGAAAGCCTGTTCAAACAGGACAAACCAAAAAAAGAAACTGACAGCAATATCAATGCTGAAGCGGCTCAAGCCGCCGTGTGGGCGCAACGCAACTGGATGCAACAAGCCAGTGCGCCTGCACCCCAAGCTCAGTCCCTGTCGGTGAGCAACACAACCAGCAGCTCAGTGAGCAACTCAAAGCAGGCCACAGCCGCTGAGCCCGCTGATAAAGCAGAAGCAGCCAATTCACAGAACACAAAAACCAACGCAGAAAACAAGTCAACGCCAGCTGAGCAGGCCTCGGCCGAGGCATCAGCCAACCAGGCCGGGGAACCAACAGAAAACAAGGTCATCGATCAGGAGGCAAGTGCTCAACCCGCAAGCAATGGGCCAGCAAACAGCCGGGAAACCACAGCAGCAAGCCAACAAGCCAACGCCACAGTACCGCCCAGCGAAAGTACACTGACCGCGACCAAGGGTGTGGACACATCTGGATTAATACCCGGCACCACAAGCACAGCAAGTCCAGCCAATGCCCAAGGCAGTTCACAGGCCACAGGCACACCAGTGACCCAGGCTGCCGACACTTCAGGCCAGGTGCGTGACACAGGCAATACTCAAATTGATGCAATGCTGAACGCAGGGACAATCAGCAAAGCAGGCGACCCCGCTACACCCGCACCACCTACTGGCATCACAACAAGCAGCAATGCCAGCGCCGTGGCAGCCCAGCTGGCACCTCAAATTGCCCAGCAAACGCAAGGCATGGAAACAGAGCTGGAAGTTGGGGAACTGAAAGCGGGCCAGAAAATACTGGCTGGCTCGAACCTGCAGGCCGCGGGCAACCCCAACGCCATCGCAGCGGGTACCAACGGGCTGACAGGCCCGAGTGGCGCTGCACAGCAGGCACTGATCAAGACCCCGGTGAACCAACCCGGTTTTGCGAAGGAACTCGGACAAACCGTGCAATGGGCCATTGGCAAAAACATGTCCACCGTGGACATTCGCGTCAACCCGGAAACCTTTGGTCCGATGAACATGCGCCTGGTCCAGAAAGGTCAACAGGTACAATTGGTCATCCGTACCCAGGACGAAGCTTCTGCAAACTTGCTCAGCCAGTCATTGAGCAATTTGAAAGAAGTACTCGCACAAAATGGCCTGCAATTGAACAACGTGCAGATCCAGCACAACAACAACACACCAAGCGCCGGGCAAGGTCAAAACCAGCAAAGCCAGGCTCAGTTTGAACAAAACAGTGGCCAGCAAGGCCGCGGCGGCCAACAATCCGCACGAGGTGGAATGGCTTCTGACGAACAGGGATCCATTGCAACACCAGCACCAGGTCCGAAGGCCACCGGTCAGCTGGATATGTTCGCGTGA
- the fliF gene encoding flagellar basal-body MS-ring/collar protein FliF: MAEVLSSPEVIGPVGNNPITNMQQRFARLPQKNKIGILVGVPLLIAMLASLLMWANQTSYRVLFSGLNDQDGGAIVEALTQMKVPYEFNTAGTAILVPSDKVYDTRLALASQGLPKGTVSGFEAMDNQKLGITQFQEQVNYQRALEGELVRSIQSISAVQSARVHLAIPKPSIFIREKQTPSASIVLNLFGSRTLSEPQINGIVHLVASSLPSMNPEDVSIVDQSGRLLTGKTQLESGLNPTQLAYTNQIEQSLTSRIVDILTPVFGSENVRATVTANMDYSTSERTDEIYKPNGDATQATIRSQQISESNDGTSSNPQGVPGVMANTPPGAAAANIGQNPQQALANGNTAPAQTNNSSRKDSTVNYEVDKSIQYTKAQVGKIERLSAAVVVNFKTITDPKGETRQVPLTPEEITQLDNLVKQAIGFDEKRGDAVNVVNQAFTKVEEETIPMWAQQETMDLAKSLGLPIGIALIAAILVFGVFRPMMKPAEINAYDDGPELLPGQRTPLLASRVGDDNDVELLEQLQREGTLPGMNRQEKLEKLRELAKEHPQIVANIVKNWVNGETQNA, from the coding sequence ATGGCAGAAGTTCTCAGCAGCCCCGAAGTGATCGGACCCGTTGGCAACAACCCGATTACCAACATGCAGCAACGTTTTGCAAGATTGCCCCAAAAAAACAAGATCGGTATTCTTGTCGGAGTGCCCCTGCTGATCGCCATGCTGGCCTCGCTGCTGATGTGGGCCAATCAGACCAGCTACCGCGTATTGTTCAGTGGATTGAATGATCAGGACGGCGGCGCCATAGTTGAGGCGCTCACCCAGATGAAAGTGCCCTACGAATTCAACACCGCAGGTACAGCGATTCTGGTGCCTTCCGATAAAGTCTACGACACCCGCCTGGCACTGGCCAGCCAGGGCCTTCCCAAAGGCACCGTAAGTGGCTTTGAAGCCATGGACAACCAGAAGCTGGGTATTACCCAGTTTCAGGAACAGGTGAATTACCAGCGTGCACTGGAAGGTGAACTGGTTCGTTCCATTCAATCCATTTCAGCCGTACAAAGCGCCCGCGTGCATTTGGCCATACCCAAGCCCTCGATTTTCATTCGCGAAAAACAAACCCCCAGCGCGTCGATTGTGCTGAATCTGTTTGGCAGCCGCACTTTGTCTGAACCACAAATCAACGGCATTGTTCACCTGGTTGCATCGAGCCTGCCCAGCATGAACCCGGAAGACGTCAGCATCGTGGACCAATCCGGCCGTTTGCTCACGGGTAAAACCCAACTTGAAAGTGGTTTGAACCCCACCCAACTGGCTTACACCAATCAGATTGAACAAAGCCTGACCAGCCGCATTGTGGATATCCTTACCCCCGTATTTGGCAGCGAAAACGTGCGCGCCACCGTGACGGCCAACATGGACTACTCCACGTCCGAGCGCACCGACGAAATTTACAAACCCAACGGTGACGCGACACAGGCCACCATTCGCAGCCAGCAGATCAGTGAATCAAACGACGGCACCAGCAGCAACCCGCAAGGTGTGCCCGGTGTCATGGCCAACACGCCACCCGGTGCAGCAGCAGCCAACATTGGCCAAAACCCGCAACAGGCGCTCGCCAACGGCAACACGGCGCCTGCGCAAACCAACAACAGCAGCCGCAAAGATTCCACCGTGAACTACGAAGTGGACAAGTCGATTCAATACACGAAAGCACAGGTGGGCAAGATCGAACGCCTGTCAGCCGCCGTCGTGGTGAATTTCAAGACCATCACCGACCCCAAGGGTGAAACGCGCCAGGTGCCTTTGACACCAGAGGAAATCACCCAGCTGGACAACCTGGTGAAACAGGCCATTGGATTTGACGAAAAACGTGGCGATGCCGTGAATGTGGTCAACCAGGCCTTCACCAAGGTGGAAGAAGAAACAATCCCCATGTGGGCTCAGCAGGAAACCATGGACTTGGCCAAATCACTGGGCTTGCCGATTGGTATCGCACTGATCGCCGCCATCCTGGTGTTTGGCGTGTTCCGCCCCATGATGAAGCCTGCTGAGATCAATGCCTATGACGACGGCCCCGAACTGCTGCCAGGACAGCGCACACCGCTTCTGGCCAGCCGTGTGGGCGATGACAACGATGTGGAATTGCTGGAACAATTACAACGCGAAGGCACCCTGCCCGGCATGAACCGCCAGGAAAAACTGGAGAAGCTTCGCGAATTGGCGAAAGAGCACCCCCAGATTGTGGCCAACATCGTGAAAAACTGGGTCAACGGCGAAACACAGAACGCTTAA
- a CDS encoding flagellar basal body-associated FliL family protein, with amino-acid sequence MAKVAPAPAAAAPDAAAPAKGSKKMILIIAIVLAVLGAGGAAAYFMLLKPADHAEEEVKPVEPVGPPTFVVMDQFVVNLTDPDSTRYLQIGITYEVSSAATADEIKNFTPVIRSRILLVLSGKNVSNLTSIEGKQQLMDELVDLARVTIKGDEKDPTRGIRDVHFSSFVIQ; translated from the coding sequence ATGGCCAAAGTTGCCCCGGCACCTGCTGCTGCAGCACCTGATGCAGCAGCCCCCGCAAAGGGATCGAAAAAAATGATCCTCATCATTGCCATTGTTCTGGCCGTGTTGGGTGCAGGTGGTGCAGCCGCCTATTTCATGTTGCTCAAGCCAGCAGACCATGCCGAAGAAGAAGTCAAGCCCGTAGAACCTGTTGGCCCACCGACCTTTGTCGTGATGGACCAGTTTGTGGTCAACCTGACTGATCCCGATAGCACCCGCTACCTTCAAATTGGCATCACCTACGAAGTCAGCAGTGCAGCCACTGCCGACGAAATCAAGAATTTCACACCCGTAATTCGCAGCCGAATCCTGCTGGTGTTGTCTGGCAAGAACGTCAGCAACCTCACCTCCATTGAAGGCAAGCAACAACTGATGGATGAACTGGTGGACCTGGCCCGCGTCACGATCAAGGGCGATGAGAAAGACCCCACCCGTGGCATACGCGACGTTCATTTTTCCAGCTTTGTGATTCAATAA